GTACTGGCCCGGATCGGTGACGCGGATCTTGTCGATGCCCGCACCGGCGGCGATGGACAACAACAGGCCCGGGCGCACGGCATCCAGCTGGCGCCGGAACTCGGCCAGGAGCGCGGTGAAGTTGGCGCTGTCTTCCGGACTGCCGCACTGCAGGCCGCAGGCGGCGGGGTATTCCCAGTCCAGGTCGATGCCGTCGAACACACCAGCCGCCGCGCCCGCACCGCCGGCGCCATCGGTCACCGGGAGATTGCCGCGGATGTACGCATCGATGCACGAGGCCACGAAGGCCTGGCGGTTCTCCGGCCGCGCCGCGCTGGAGAATCCGCGCGACCAGGTCCAGCCGCCCAGCGAGATCATCACCTTGAGGTTCGGGTACTTGGCCTTGAGCTTCTTGAGCTGGTTCCAGTTGCCGCGCAGCTTCTGGTCCCAGGTGTCAGCAACGCCATCGACGCTCTGCGCCGCGCCAAAGGCTTTGGTGTAGTCGGCAAAGGCATCACCGCCGGCGCCGGTGTTCGGATCGGACGGCTGCACCACGCCGACTTCGCAACGGTTGTTGCGCACGTTGCCGAAGGCATAGTTGATGTGGGTGAGCCTGGCTGCGCTGTCGCTGGTGTCGATATTGCGCACGATGTAGTTGCGGCCGTAGATGCCCCACTGGGTGAAATAGCCGATCACCTTCTTGGCGCCGTTGCTGATGGGCGAGGTACGCACCGTGATGGGCGCACTCTGGGCCGACTGGCCGGCTTCGTCGATCGCCTGGATGGTAAAGGTGTAAACCGTGTCCGCCGCGAGCCCGCCGGCGGTCGCCGATGTCGAGGCGGTTTCCGCGATCTGGCTGCCGCCCCGGAAGAGGCGGTAACGCACGGTGCAGTTGGCGCCGGCGCTGACGGCGTTCCAGGCCAGGTTGATGCTGCTGCTGGTCACGCCCGTCGAGCGCAGGTTGCCGGGCACGGGCGGCACGGTCGTGCAGGCGGCCGATGTCGTGCTGGCAGTGATTGCGCCGCTTTGCGCGGACGCATTGCCGGCGTTGTCGCGGGCACGGACGCGATAACTGTAGGAAGTGGCCGGCGTGAGGCCCGAATCGGTGAAGCTGGTCGAGGTGCTGGCGCCAACCAGGCTGCTGTTGCGGTAGACATCGTAGCCGGCGACGCCGCTGCCACCGGCGTTGTCGGTCGATGCGCTCCAGCTCAGGCTGATCGACGTGCCGGTCTGGCTCGGCGAGGCCAGGTTGGACGGTACGCTGGGTGCAATCGTGTCGCCGCCGCCGGATACGGTGATCGAAACGGTGCCGGACGTGGCGCTGGCACCGGCGTTGTCGGTGGCGACGGCCTTGAGGGTGTAGTTGCCGGCCGGCACGTTCGCCCACGACACGCTGTACGGCGACGAGGTATCAGTGCCCAGCGACACCGCACCCTGGAAGAATTCCACCTTGCTGACCTGGCCATCGGCGTCCGATGCGCTGGCCGAGACGGTAATCGTGCTGCCGGGGGTGTGGGTCGATCCGCTGGCGGGCGCCGTGAGCGTGACGGTCGGCGCGGTGTTGCTGCCGCCGCACATGCCCAGGTCGCGGTACCAGCCGCAGCTGGCGCAGTAGTTGGGCGGCGCATTCCAGATGGGCACCAGGGCTTCGTAGAGCCGGTTCTGGTACACCATGCGGTCGCCGGGGTTGTAGACCGTGGACGCATTCCACGTGGCCACACCGCTGCAGTTGACGGTCTGCGCCGCCACGGCGCCGCCGCCCAGCGTCAGGCACAACAGGAAACTCAACCGGATGGTGAGTCGGGTTCGGAATCGCATGAGCCTTGCTCCCTTTCGAGGTGATCGTGAGAGCACCCGGGAGAGACGCGGAACCGGCGTGCGGGTCAGTCCAGCCACGGCCGCGCCGACACGCCTGCGCGACGGCAACAACGCCCCATGACCGATGCGATCCGTCGCGCGATGCTCCAGGACTCCGCAAGACGACGATTACCGCACGCTCCTCCCCGAGCGCACGTGGGACTGCCTGCGACGTCAGGCCCTATCCCCCGAATAGGCGACGACCACGCCGGACCGAGACGGCGGCCTGTGCAAATACACGGTGCCGTACGTCCGTCGCGGTGCGCACAATGAACCCGGTTGACAACGTTGTCAACATAATGACTTCGAATTTTGTGGGGATGTTCACAAGCGACGCCTTCTGTGAGCGCCTGCTGTTAATTCGCCGTGAAACGGCGTCGTCCGCGGCAAGACAGGCGTGACAACGTTGCCGGTAGTGTGCGTGCGGTCAGCCGGTTCCGCCGGCCGGTCGGGCGGGAGATCGCTTCCGACGTGACACTTGCCGCGCCAATTCCGCGAACGCTACCTTTCCGTTTCATCCACACGGGAGCGTGTCATGACCTACCAGGGCGGCTGCCATTGCGGCGCGATCAGCATCCAGGTGCAGGGCGAAATCGGCGAGGTCTATGAGTGCAATTGCTCGCTGTGCAGCAAGCGCGGCTACCTGCTGTGGTTCGTCGATCGCAGCCAGGTGACGGTCACGGGTGAGTCCGCGATGGCCACCTATCGCTTCAACACCCATAAGATCGGCCACCATTTCTGCCCGACCTGCGGCTGCGCACCAATGGGCAGCGCCGGCGACAAGGCCGCAATCAACGTGCGTTGCCTGGATGCTGTCGATGTGAAAGCGCTGACGATCAAGCCGGTTGACGGCCGCAGCATTCCGATGGCGCCGCCAGCCGCGCAGAACGCGTGATGGGTTATTCGGGTCGCCGTGCCCAGCGCGCTGCGGCCCGACCGGCGATGCGGCCGCTGGCGAACGACGCCGTCAGCAGATAGCCGCCAGTCGGGGCTTCCCAGTCCAGCATTTCGCCGGCGCAGAATACGCCCGGCATGTCGCGCAGCATGAGGTCCGCATCCAGGCCCTCCAGGGCCACGCCGCCGGCGGTGCTGATGGCTTCGGCCACCGGTCGCGGGCGGTGCAGGGTCAGCGGCAGGGCCTTGATGGCCTTCGCCAGCGTGGCGGGGTCGTTCATGGCGGCGCGGTCGAGCACCTCATAGAGCAGGCCGGCTTTCACGCCGTCGATGCCGGCGTGCCGCCGCAGATGCTCGCTGAGCGAGCGCTTCCCACGCGGCTTGGCCAGATCCTGGGCAATGCGCGACGCGGTCTTTGCCGGAGCGAGGTCGAGCGTCACGGCTGTCGGTCCCTGGGCGTCGATCTGGTCCCGGATTGCCGCGGATGCCGCGTAGATCAGGCTGCCTTCGACGCCATACTCACTGATCACCATTTCGCCCTGGCGCGTCTGCGGACCTTGGAGGCCGACCCAGCGCAACGTGACCGGCTTGACGGGATCGCCCGCATGGCGCGAGCGGAAGTGCTCGCTCCACGGTACCTCAAACCCGCAATTGGCCGGCTTGAGCGGCGCCAGTGGAATACCGCGGTCCGCCAGCAGCGGGAACCAGCGACCATCTGATCCCAGTACTGGCCAGCTGGCGCCACCGAGCGCCAGCACGAGCGCGTCCGCCGCTACGGCAACGGCAGCTCCCTCGCGCGGCTGCAGGCGCACGGTGCCGTCGGCGTTCCAGCCCTCCCAGCGGTGATTGACGTGGAAGGTCACGCCACGCTCGCGCAGGCGTCGCACCCAGGCGCGCAGCAGCGGCGCGGCCTTGAGATCGACCGGAAAGACGCGGCCGGACGTTCCGACGAAGGTTTCGACGCCCAGCCCGCGCGCCCATTCGCGCAGCGCGGGCGCGTCGAACTCACGCAGCCACGCGGCGACGGCGTCTGACCGGGCGCCGAAGCGCGCGACGAACGGCGCAAATGATTCGGAATGGGTGAGATTGAGACCGCCCTTGCCCGCCAGCAGGAACTTGCGCCCGACCGAGCCCATGGCGTCGTAGAGGTGAACCGGGCAGCCCGCATCGGCAGCGGCTTCGGCCGCCATCAGGCCGGCGGGGCCGCCGCCGATCACGACCACGGAGGAAGACGAGGGCATCGGCATCGGACGATCAGGGACGGGCGCGCATGATACGCGACACGGTACCCCGTCGCGGAGCGGCTCAGCTGGTGACGACGATGAGTTGGTCCTGGGTGGTGTAGCGGATCTTCTCTGCCCGGTCCGGATTGAAGACGACGCCGAACTGGCGGTCGGGGTCGTCCGTCAGCGCGGCGCGCCGGTAGCCGATGGCGGTTTCACCCCGGAGTGCGGCCGACTCGATCAGGGTCTGGAAGTCCACCGCCGTGTTGATGCGGATGTAGCTGGGAATCAGGCGCGCATGAATCACCGGGGCCGGCGCGCTGGACAGGCTCGCGTACACCGGCGCGCAGGCCCGCGACTCGGCCACGCGGGCCAGCAGTGAGCCGATCATGCGCGTCGTCGGGACGATGTCGTCCAGTCGCGCCAGTCGCGCCAGCGAGGGGCTGTGCAGGTCGAGCATCTCGCTGATGACCGGCAGCGGCCGGCCAATCTTTTCCGCCAGGTGGCGCAGGTGCAGCAGGATCATCACCGTAACCGAATCGGCCTGTGACAGCGCGGTTCCAGCGGGCGAAAGCACCACGATCTGCTGGAAGTCGGCTGGCGCGAGCGATTCGAGCAGCGCCGCGTCGGAGGGATCGCCGTCGCAGTGATGCAGGCGGCGCGACGTCATCTGCTGCGCCAGGCCGGAGAGCTGCCCGGGTACGCGTGCATCGTTGCTGACCACGACGATGTCCGAGCCCGCGGCCGGCGCGGCATCGAGTTCGCGGATCAGGCGCGCGGCGCGCGTGTTCCACCCGAGCAGCAAGGTGCGCTCGACAGCGGGTTCCGCCCGCGCGCCCAGGAGGATGGCGGAGCGATTGGCCTTGGGCGTCGTGGCAAGGGCATTGGCCGGCTGGTCGCCGATGGCAATCAGCCGGTCGCCCGGCGCAAGCCGTGTGCGCATCGGCGGGTTGAACTGGCTCTCGCCGCCGGCGTGCACGACGCCCAGCGGTGCATAGCCCTGGTTGGCGAGCAGGGCCTCGCGGTAGGTGCGGCCGATCAGGGCGGGCTCGTCGCGCAGCACCAGCGGTGCCTGGGCGCGATCGAGCAGCGAGCGGTAGATGACGCTGATGCCCGGCTGGCGGCAGCTCTGCGCCAGCACGCGGGCGACCAGATCGTCCCCGCGGACGAAGTGAGTGTCGGTGCCGCCGGCCAGGGCCGCGGCGGCCGGGTGCATATCGGCCTGGAGTTCGGCGACCACATGGCACGATCCGGCCCGGAACGCCGGGTGCCCGGTGATCGCCAGCACTGATTGCAGCACCGCGCCATCGGAAGCACCCGCGTCATCGGCCAGTACCACGATGGCGTTGGCCGATTCCGGCGATACCTGGCGCAGGTCGCCGTGATCGCGCGCGCTGCCGCGCCGGAACACCACGTTGCGGTGGCTGGCGTCCGGGAGGTTCCAGGCCAGGTGGTCTTCGACGTGAATGGCATCCTGCTCGGCCAGCACGACAACGCGCTGCAGCTCGCCTTCGCCGTCGGGCTGGCTGAGCGAGCTGACCACCGAGGCGGTCTTGCTCGACCAGCCTACGACCACGGTGTGCCCGCGCTCCACGACCAGTGCCCGGCGCGGGCGCGGCGTGGTGCGGGCGTGCAGCGCAAGGCCCAGCGTTCCGGTGAGAAGCGCCGCGGTCAGGAGCACGCCGATGGTGACCACCGCCAGCAGCACCGGCACGATCCAGCCGCCGCCCAGCCCCAGGGCATCGAGCAGGCTGCGCCAGGTCATGATGATCAGGCCCAGGGGCAGGGTGGCGCTGGTCAGCTGGCTGTCGCCCGACAGGCCGACGACAAGGGCGGTCAGCACCGCGCACAGGCTGCAGGCCAGGATGACCGGTCCGTACGGAATACGCGCCTTGCCCGCGAGGGTGCTTTCCCATCGGTAGCGCAGACGGTCGCGCCAGGTGATCGGTGCTTGCGGCATGGGGCGGATTGTCGGTCAGGGGCGCGCACGATACAGGGCGGGACTGGCCGGCGGAAGTTGCGCGGTGTCAATCCCGCCACCCGGTACGGAGCCGTACCGGGCGATCCCGGCGGACGAGACTCCGCGACCGCCTATCTTCCGACAGGAACGGCCGCCGATCTTTGCCGTAAACGACACTTTGGCGACTGTCCCGGGACAAGACACCGCACCGGAGCCTCTGCCGGGAGGTCCGTCCGCCACTGGATGGCCGTCGCCGCCCCCGGGGCAGAATGCGTCGCCAACCGCGGACGTGCGACAGATTACAGAGGTAGCCAAAGAGTCAATTAGCTTTTTGGCAAAGCGGATTTCGTGCTAGCGTAGCCGGGCAGTCCGTTCGAAGTCCGGGGTGCCGCCGCAACGGTGGCCATGCATTGCTAGGGGGCTTTATGGGTATGCCGGTCGTTTCGGCAGGCGCGCGCCTGCCGCGTTCATATCGTTTCCGCGCCGTATCGGCGGTGCCGCTGGCGCTGCTGGGCGCCCTGGTCGCCGTCGCGCCGGCCAGCGCCGATGCACCGCGGCAGGATCTTCCGCCCGTGCTGGCGAACATTCTGCGTGATGCGGTCGGCGCGCCCGCCGCCGAAAACGCCATCAGCGGGTTTACGCGGCTGCCGGAGATCCGGCCGCATGACGCGCGGCTGGACCTGGACATCGTCTACACCGAATCGACGATCTACAACCCCGCCACCGGCCGGGATGACAAGGTGCGCCTGCGCTCCTACCGGGGCAAGGGAACCAACCCGAAGATTCCCTTTGTCGCGCCGACGATCGAGATCCAGCCCGGCGAGACCGTGCGCATCGGTCTTAACAACCAGTTGCCGCCGGAACCCAATTGCACGCCGCCGGACATCAACACGCCGCATTGCTTCAATTCCACCAACTTGCATTCGCATGGCCTGTGGGTAAGCCCCACCGGCAACAGCGACAACGTGCTGCTGACGATCCGCCCGACGGTGAGCTTCCAGTACGAATACAACGTGCCGTTCGACCACCCTGCCGGCACCTTCTGGTACCACCCGCACCTGCACGGTTCCACCGCGCTGCAGGTGTCCAGCGGCATGGCGGGAACCCTGATCATACGTGGCAGCCGCAAGCCGACGCCGGAGAAGAACGGCGACATCGACACCCTGCTGTCGGTGTATCCGGATGGAAAGCCGGTCGTGGAGCGCGTGCTGGAATTCCAGCAGGTGCAATACGCCTGCCGCGACAAGAATGGTCAGATCAAGGTGGAGAAAGACGCCGCCGGCAAGGTGATCGCCTGGGTGTGCGACCCGGGCGATGTCGGCACCATCGAGAGCTACGACCAGTTCGGGCCGAACAGTTGGCAGGAGTCGAATCGGTACACCAGCATCAATGGCCAGGTTCTGCCCACCTTTGCCGGTGTTGCAGCCGGACGCCTCGAACGCTGGCGTGCCGTACACGCCGGCGTGCGCAACACCGTCACCCTGCAGTTCAAGAAGATGCGCGCCAATGCGCCGACCTTCGACAAACTCCGCGCCGCGGATCTGGATGCCTGGGCGCACGAGAACTGCACCGGTGACGTCCTGCCCCAGTGGGAAATCGCCGCAGATGGCCTGACCCACGCGCAGATGATCGAGAAGACCCAGAACGTGCTTCAGCCGGGTTATCGCAGCGACGTGCTGGTTGTCTTTCCCGAAGCGGGCGAGTACTGCGTCATCGACGCGGCCGCGCCAGCCAACTCGGCCGTCGGGAATATCGAGGAGAGCCGCCAGGTGCTGGGCAAGGTGCTGGTTTCCAAGGGCGTGCCGGTCGGCGGCGACATCCGCAAATTCCTGACCACGCAGTTGCAGGCGATGGCCGGCAAGTCCATGCGGCCGGACATGCGGGAAAAGGTGAAGGCGGCCCTGGGCGACAACCTGCAGACCGGCAGCTTCGTACCGCACCCGACGATCGAACAGGTCAACGGCTATCAGGATGTGGAATTCAACATCGTCACGACGCAGACGCCGCCGCTGTTCCAGGTCAACGGCCATTCCTATGACCCGACCCAGGCGCGCACGCTGATCCTGGGGAAAGTGGAGGAATGGACGATCACCTCCAAGCTGGCAGGCCATCCGTTCCACATCCATGTCAATCCGTTCCAGGTGGTGAAGATCCTCGATCCGGCGGGCAATGACGTGAGCGAGAAGGGCGAGCCGAACGATCCCCAGTACGCCAACCTCAAAGGTACCTGGAAAGACACGCTCTTCGTCAAGCAGAACTACAAGATCGTGATGCGCACGCGCTACCAGCGTTACATCGGCGAATACGTCCTGCATTGCCACATCCTCGATCACGAGGACCAGGGCATGATGCAGAACATCAACATGGTGCTGCCTGATGGCCAGGGCGGCGGCATTACCGGCCATCACTGATGCGCTGAGTGACCGATCGGGTGGGTGCGCATAGTGGCGTACCCACCCGTTTGTTCGGTGAAGTACCTCAGCGGGCGACCGGGTTCTGCACCACCACTTCCACGCGCCGGTTCTGCTGGCGGCCGCTGGCACTGGTGTTGTCGGCAATCGGATAGTCCGGACCCATGCCGCGGGCCGACAGCCGTGCCATGTCGACGCCGCGATTGGCCAGGTAGGATTTCACCGATTCGGCCCGGTCGCGCGACAGCGCGATGTTGAAATCGCGCGCCCCGACGGTGTCGGTGTGGCCTTCGATGGAAACCGTGGCTGCATCGTCGGACTTCAGTGCGTTGGCCAACTGGTCGAGGTTGCGCGTGGCTCCGGGTTTGAGCTCGGCGCGGCCGGTTTCAAACAGGACGTCGCCCAGGGTGACGACCAATCCGCGCTGGGTAGGCCGTGCCTCCAGGTCAGCGAGCTTCTCCTGCAGGACGTCGCGTTCCGCGCGGGCGGCCTGTGCATCCAGGCGCGCCTGGGCGGCGGCAATTCGCTCGTTCTGCGCCTGCTGTTCGGCGGCGGCTGCCTCCTTGAGGGCGGTTTTGGCGCGCAATTGGGCGATGTCGATCTGGCGTGCGCGCGCATCGGCGAGCAGGCGCTCGCGCTCGGTGCCAAGCTCCTGGGCGCGCACCTCGGCAAAGCGCGCCAGGCCTTCGGCTTCGGCGGTCCGCAGCAGGCGGTCAGCCAGGTAGACACCATGGTCGAACAGCTCGTGGTCGAGACGGCGTCCGTCGCGTGCGAGCACGACAATCGCGGCCTCGGCGTTGTCGAGTTCGGCGTCGGCGTGCACGGCGATGCGCTGGTCGTGGCGCAGGCGATCCAGTTCCGATTGCAGTCGGACAACCTGGGGCGCCGGGCCGTCCGGGGTGGTCGCGCAACCGGCCAGCATCACGGCGGACATCACAGCAAAGGCGATAGGTCGACGGTCCATGGCAATTCCTCGTGGGCAGTCGGTCGTTTGGAGCGCGGAAATGCTGCCCGACTTCTCCGTTCCCCTGATCCGGACGGGACGCGCTGGGTGCCTGTCCGTCAGTGTTCGGCGCGGCGGACGCCGGGCGCCTGCTGCAGCGCTTCTTGATCCGTAGCGCTGCAGCAGTACGTCGCGCGGCCCTGCGCCCTCGTGGTGGTCAGTGAATCTGCGCGCGCAGGCTTTCGACCGCGACTTCCACTTCCCGGGTCGTCGCCTCGGCGCGGGCCTGCCGGCTGCGGGCCTCGGCGAGGATGGCGTCCGCGCGGGTGCGCTCGGAGGCCATGATGCTGTCGTTCCAGTCGCGGTGGTCGGCGCGGTCGACGGCAGCGGCCAGGTTGTCGCGTGCGGCGGTCAGGTCCGTGATGGCATGTTCCGTGGCGCCGGCACGTTCGGCGGCTTCGACCGAGGTGCGGGCCTCGGTAAGGGCCAGCTCGGCGTCACGGCGGTTGGCGGCGATGGCGGGCAGGCTGACCGCGCAGCACAGCGCCAGCACGATGAGTTGTCGTTTCATGGGGGCACTCCCTGTGCCGGGCGATCACCAGCGGTCGAATTCCCGCCGCGAGATGCGCCCGTCATTGTTGTGGTCGGCGTAGTCGAAGTCGTTGGCGAGGGTCAGGTAACGACGGGCTTCGCCCTCGTCGATGCTGTCGTTGGCGTCGCTGTCGAGTTGCTCGAAGGCCGGCCGCGATTCCGCGGGGCGCGGATCAGGCTGGCCCCAGCGGACGATCAGCTCGCCGTCCTGGGTCTGGTACCGCGTTTCGCGCAACTGGGTGGCGGACGCGGTGGCCAGCCCGAGGGCGCCGCCGATCAGGAATACGGCGATGAGGGGATGTTGGAATCGCATGGCGGCCTCCGCGTCAGTGCAGGCGGGCCGAAACGTCGCGGCCGAACTCGGCCAGACTGCTGGCGGCCTTGGACAGTCGTGGCGTCAGGTTGGCGGCCAGTCGCTCGGGCAGCGATGTCGACGACCGGCGCATCATCGTCCCGACGATGGCCGCGACGCCGACGCCAACGGCGACGAGCAAGGGAACAACGATCTTGCGCGTCCGGGCTGCGCGGGCCTTTGCCATCCGGGCGGCACGCCCGCGGGCTGGCGCCGCTTTCTCGGTCATGGCGCTGCCGTTCTTGCGCGTCATGGTCCGGGCGTGGGTATTGGTACGGGACTGGGATGTAGTGCGCTCCATTGTCTGGCTCCTGGTGAGTGACCTCGGCCGAAAGGAGGACAACAGGTTCCGTGCCAACGGGCGGATCCGGGGAATTCCCCGCTGCTCCGCGCCATTGGCCGGGATGCCGCGGATGGGGCGCCGGGCAGTTTGCAGAGGCAGTCTTGACCGCGGTTGCAAAGCGCAGCAGCCGCGGCGGCTGGCGGAACGGGCGCTACTGGTTGGCGAAGGTGGCGCCCAGCTTGACGCGCCGTTCGATTGTCTCCGCATTGCGATGGATGCGAAGGACGACGACCTTGCCCATTTTCTCGCGCAGTTGGGATTGGAACGCGGCGCGGTTCTCGACCGCCTTGCCGTCGATGGTGAGGACGACGTCGCCGCTCAGCAAATTGGCGCGGGAGGCGGGACTGTCGCCGACGATGTCTCCCAGGCGGACGCCGCCGTTGAACTGGCGGCGCTCGGAGGCCGAAAGATCGCGGAAGGTGGCGCCGAACGGCAGGCGGAGGCGGACGTAGTAAGCCGCGATGGTGATGCCGGGCGGGTAGGTCAGTACGCGATCTGCGCCAACGCGGCGGGCCTGCTCAGCGATGGCGCTGGCCGGGTCGCCGTCCTGCGGACCGAAGTGGCTGTTGCCCACCAGGACGTAGCCTTTGGTGGCGAGGCTGGCTTCATCCGCGGCGGGTTGGGTGCCGGCAAGGACTTCCGTCTGTTCCGGCGCCGGGGCGGCGCGCAGGTCGGCCAGCGCCGCCGGGTCGCGCCCGGGAACGGCGGTGAAATGCCGGGCAGCGGCTGGTTCGTGGGCGCCCGGTTCCACACTGTGACGCGTGACGGTGGCACAACCGGAGAGCAACAGGCAGAGCAGGGCGAAAAGGCGGATTCGGTGCATTCGGGACGTCCTTTTTCCAGAACCGAAGCATCGCCCGTGCGCCGTGATCGGAATGCAAAGCCCGTCACGTGCCGTACGGTTTGCGCCGCGGCGGCGCTAGCGCCGATAATTCCGC
This genomic stretch from Tahibacter amnicola harbors:
- a CDS encoding glycosyl hydrolase family 18 protein, producing MRFRTRLTIRLSFLLCLTLGGGAVAAQTVNCSGVATWNASTVYNPGDRMVYQNRLYEALVPIWNAPPNYCASCGWYRDLGMCGGSNTAPTVTLTAPASGSTHTPGSTITVSASASDADGQVSKVEFFQGAVSLGTDTSSPYSVSWANVPAGNYTLKAVATDNAGASATSGTVSITVSGGGDTIAPSVPSNLASPSQTGTSISLSWSASTDNAGGSGVAGYDVYRNSSLVGASTSTSFTDSGLTPATSYSYRVRARDNAGNASAQSGAITASTTSAACTTVPPVPGNLRSTGVTSSSINLAWNAVSAGANCTVRYRLFRGGSQIAETASTSATAGGLAADTVYTFTIQAIDEAGQSAQSAPITVRTSPISNGAKKVIGYFTQWGIYGRNYIVRNIDTSDSAARLTHINYAFGNVRNNRCEVGVVQPSDPNTGAGGDAFADYTKAFGAAQSVDGVADTWDQKLRGNWNQLKKLKAKYPNLKVMISLGGWTWSRGFSSAARPENRQAFVASCIDAYIRGNLPVTDGAGGAGAAAGVFDGIDLDWEYPAACGLQCGSPEDSANFTALLAEFRRQLDAVRPGLLLSIAAGAGIDKIRVTDPGQYHQYLDFINVMTYDFHGAWESTTNHHSALYGSPADPSTGDVRSYNSHDALQAFISRGVPASKLHLGIGFYGRGWTNVPNSNNGLYRNGSAAPGTYEAGIEDYKVLKNLGWPGHNDATAKAHWIFNGSTFWSFDDPPLVFEKMQYVKNQGLGGAFFWEFSGDDAQGSLAKAIKDGLQ
- a CDS encoding GFA family protein, with the translated sequence MTYQGGCHCGAISIQVQGEIGEVYECNCSLCSKRGYLLWFVDRSQVTVTGESAMATYRFNTHKIGHHFCPTCGCAPMGSAGDKAAINVRCLDAVDVKALTIKPVDGRSIPMAPPAAQNA
- a CDS encoding TIGR03862 family flavoprotein, translated to MPMPSSSSVVVIGGGPAGLMAAEAAADAGCPVHLYDAMGSVGRKFLLAGKGGLNLTHSESFAPFVARFGARSDAVAAWLREFDAPALREWARGLGVETFVGTSGRVFPVDLKAAPLLRAWVRRLRERGVTFHVNHRWEGWNADGTVRLQPREGAAVAVAADALVLALGGASWPVLGSDGRWFPLLADRGIPLAPLKPANCGFEVPWSEHFRSRHAGDPVKPVTLRWVGLQGPQTRQGEMVISEYGVEGSLIYAASAAIRDQIDAQGPTAVTLDLAPAKTASRIAQDLAKPRGKRSLSEHLRRHAGIDGVKAGLLYEVLDRAAMNDPATLAKAIKALPLTLHRPRPVAEAISTAGGVALEGLDADLMLRDMPGVFCAGEMLDWEAPTGGYLLTASFASGRIAGRAAARWARRPE
- a CDS encoding CASTOR/POLLUX-related putative ion channel — its product is MPQAPITWRDRLRYRWESTLAGKARIPYGPVILACSLCAVLTALVVGLSGDSQLTSATLPLGLIIMTWRSLLDALGLGGGWIVPVLLAVVTIGVLLTAALLTGTLGLALHARTTPRPRRALVVERGHTVVVGWSSKTASVVSSLSQPDGEGELQRVVVLAEQDAIHVEDHLAWNLPDASHRNVVFRRGSARDHGDLRQVSPESANAIVVLADDAGASDGAVLQSVLAITGHPAFRAGSCHVVAELQADMHPAAAALAGGTDTHFVRGDDLVARVLAQSCRQPGISVIYRSLLDRAQAPLVLRDEPALIGRTYREALLANQGYAPLGVVHAGGESQFNPPMRTRLAPGDRLIAIGDQPANALATTPKANRSAILLGARAEPAVERTLLLGWNTRAARLIRELDAAPAAGSDIVVVSNDARVPGQLSGLAQQMTSRRLHHCDGDPSDAALLESLAPADFQQIVVLSPAGTALSQADSVTVMILLHLRHLAEKIGRPLPVISEMLDLHSPSLARLARLDDIVPTTRMIGSLLARVAESRACAPVYASLSSAPAPVIHARLIPSYIRINTAVDFQTLIESAALRGETAIGYRRAALTDDPDRQFGVVFNPDRAEKIRYTTQDQLIVVTS
- a CDS encoding multicopper oxidase family protein; the encoded protein is MPVVSAGARLPRSYRFRAVSAVPLALLGALVAVAPASADAPRQDLPPVLANILRDAVGAPAAENAISGFTRLPEIRPHDARLDLDIVYTESTIYNPATGRDDKVRLRSYRGKGTNPKIPFVAPTIEIQPGETVRIGLNNQLPPEPNCTPPDINTPHCFNSTNLHSHGLWVSPTGNSDNVLLTIRPTVSFQYEYNVPFDHPAGTFWYHPHLHGSTALQVSSGMAGTLIIRGSRKPTPEKNGDIDTLLSVYPDGKPVVERVLEFQQVQYACRDKNGQIKVEKDAAGKVIAWVCDPGDVGTIESYDQFGPNSWQESNRYTSINGQVLPTFAGVAAGRLERWRAVHAGVRNTVTLQFKKMRANAPTFDKLRAADLDAWAHENCTGDVLPQWEIAADGLTHAQMIEKTQNVLQPGYRSDVLVVFPEAGEYCVIDAAAPANSAVGNIEESRQVLGKVLVSKGVPVGGDIRKFLTTQLQAMAGKSMRPDMREKVKAALGDNLQTGSFVPHPTIEQVNGYQDVEFNIVTTQTPPLFQVNGHSYDPTQARTLILGKVEEWTITSKLAGHPFHIHVNPFQVVKILDPAGNDVSEKGEPNDPQYANLKGTWKDTLFVKQNYKIVMRTRYQRYIGEYVLHCHILDHEDQGMMQNINMVLPDGQGGGITGHH
- a CDS encoding OmpA family protein, whose product is MDRRPIAFAVMSAVMLAGCATTPDGPAPQVVRLQSELDRLRHDQRIAVHADAELDNAEAAIVVLARDGRRLDHELFDHGVYLADRLLRTAEAEGLARFAEVRAQELGTERERLLADARARQIDIAQLRAKTALKEAAAAEQQAQNERIAAAQARLDAQAARAERDVLQEKLADLEARPTQRGLVVTLGDVLFETGRAELKPGATRNLDQLANALKSDDAATVSIEGHTDTVGARDFNIALSRDRAESVKSYLANRGVDMARLSARGMGPDYPIADNTSASGRQQNRRVEVVVQNPVAR
- a CDS encoding DUF4398 domain-containing protein; translated protein: MKRQLIVLALCCAVSLPAIAANRRDAELALTEARTSVEAAERAGATEHAITDLTAARDNLAAAVDRADHRDWNDSIMASERTRADAILAEARSRQARAEATTREVEVAVESLRAQIH
- a CDS encoding PDZ domain-containing protein, which gives rise to MHRIRLFALLCLLLSGCATVTRHSVEPGAHEPAAARHFTAVPGRDPAALADLRAAPAPEQTEVLAGTQPAADEASLATKGYVLVGNSHFGPQDGDPASAIAEQARRVGADRVLTYPPGITIAAYYVRLRLPFGATFRDLSASERRQFNGGVRLGDIVGDSPASRANLLSGDVVLTIDGKAVENRAAFQSQLREKMGKVVVLRIHRNAETIERRVKLGATFANQ